Proteins found in one Bacillales bacterium genomic segment:
- the clpC gene encoding ATP-dependent protease ATP-binding subunit ClpC — translation MMFGRFTERAQKVLALSQEEAVRLGHNNVGTEHILLGLVREGEGIAAKALAALGLETEKIQKEVETLIGRGQDAVQTIHYTPRAKKVIELSMDEARKLGHSYVGTEHILLGLIREGEGVAARVLNNLGISLNKARQQVLQLLGSSESSSAGHQGTRGAGGANTPTLDSLARDLTQLAQEGGLDPVIGRSKEIERVVEVLSRRTKNNPVLIGEPGVGKTAIAEGLAQQIVNNEVPEILRDKRVMTLDMGTVVAGTKYRGEFEDRLKKVMDEIRQAGNIILFIDELHTLIGAGGAEGAIDASNILKPALARGELQCIGATTLDEYRKYIEKDAALERRFQPITVDEPSKEESVQILKGLRDRYEAHHRVTITDEAIEAAVQLSARYISDRFLPDKAIDLIDEGASKVRLRSYTAPPNLKELEQKLEEIRKEKDAAVQGQEFEKAASLRDSEQRLREQLEATNKEWKAKQGQENTEVTPEDIAQVVANWTGIPVKKLEQEESERLLKMEEILHNRVVGQEEAVKSVSQAIRRARAGLKDPKRPIGSFIFLGPTGVGKTELARAVAEVLFGDDEAILRIDMSEYMEKHTTSRLVGSPPGYVGHEEGGQLTEKVRQKPYSVILLDEIEKAHPEVFNILLQVLEDGRLTDSKGRTVDFRNTVLIMTSNVGAQELKRNSHVGFNVETETKAEYSKMKEKVMSELKRTFRPEFLNRIDEIIVFHALEREHLKKIVSLMSEQLKRRLKEQDIDLELTPKAEEKIVELGYDPEYGARPLRRALQKQIEDRLSEELLKGNIEKGKKVKIGIKNGEFSVETTVKTGS, via the coding sequence ATGATGTTTGGAAGATTTACGGAACGCGCACAAAAAGTGCTGGCCCTTTCTCAAGAAGAGGCCGTGCGCTTAGGCCATAATAATGTCGGCACCGAACATATTTTGCTCGGTCTTGTTCGAGAAGGCGAAGGCATTGCCGCAAAAGCGCTCGCAGCTTTAGGACTCGAAACCGAAAAAATTCAAAAAGAAGTGGAGACGCTGATTGGCCGAGGGCAGGACGCGGTGCAGACGATCCATTACACCCCGCGTGCGAAAAAAGTGATTGAATTGTCGATGGACGAAGCGCGCAAGCTCGGGCATTCCTATGTCGGTACGGAACACATCTTGCTCGGGCTTATTCGCGAAGGTGAGGGCGTAGCCGCGAGAGTGTTAAACAACCTCGGCATCAGCTTGAATAAAGCGCGCCAACAAGTGTTGCAGCTCCTGGGAAGCAGTGAATCGTCGTCTGCCGGGCACCAAGGTACACGTGGAGCTGGCGGCGCTAACACGCCGACGCTGGACAGCTTGGCACGCGATCTCACGCAATTGGCGCAAGAAGGCGGACTCGATCCGGTTATTGGACGCAGCAAGGAAATCGAGCGCGTCGTTGAGGTGTTGAGCCGCCGGACGAAAAACAATCCCGTGCTGATCGGCGAGCCGGGCGTCGGTAAGACGGCCATTGCTGAAGGGTTGGCGCAGCAAATCGTCAACAATGAAGTTCCCGAGATTTTGCGCGATAAGCGTGTCATGACATTGGATATGGGGACGGTCGTCGCCGGTACGAAGTACCGCGGTGAGTTCGAGGACCGCTTGAAAAAGGTGATGGACGAAATTCGCCAGGCTGGAAATATTATTTTGTTCATCGATGAATTGCATACGTTGATTGGTGCGGGCGGTGCCGAAGGCGCGATCGATGCGTCGAACATTTTGAAGCCTGCGCTCGCGCGCGGAGAACTGCAGTGCATCGGTGCGACAACGCTTGACGAGTACAGGAAATATATCGAAAAAGATGCCGCGTTGGAACGCCGGTTCCAACCGATTACGGTCGATGAACCGTCGAAAGAGGAATCGGTACAAATTTTAAAAGGATTGCGTGACCGCTATGAAGCGCACCATCGCGTCACGATCACAGACGAAGCTATCGAGGCAGCGGTTCAGCTTTCGGCCCGTTACATTTCCGACCGCTTCCTTCCCGATAAAGCCATTGACTTGATCGATGAAGGGGCATCGAAAGTACGGCTGCGTTCGTACACGGCGCCGCCGAATTTGAAAGAGTTGGAGCAAAAGCTCGAAGAAATCCGCAAGGAGAAAGATGCGGCGGTGCAAGGACAGGAATTCGAGAAAGCGGCGTCGTTGCGCGACAGCGAGCAGAGGTTGCGCGAGCAGCTGGAAGCGACGAACAAAGAATGGAAGGCGAAGCAAGGGCAGGAAAATACGGAAGTGACACCGGAAGATATTGCGCAAGTTGTCGCGAACTGGACCGGTATTCCGGTCAAGAAGCTCGAACAGGAAGAGAGCGAGCGGTTGTTGAAAATGGAAGAAATCCTGCATAATCGCGTCGTCGGGCAGGAAGAAGCTGTGAAGTCGGTTTCGCAGGCCATTCGCCGTGCACGTGCGGGGCTGAAAGATCCGAAGCGGCCGATCGGTTCGTTCATCTTCCTCGGACCAACAGGTGTCGGCAAAACGGAATTGGCGCGAGCGGTTGCAGAAGTGTTGTTTGGTGACGACGAAGCGATCCTTCGCATCGACATGTCGGAATACATGGAGAAGCATACGACTTCGCGACTGGTCGGTTCGCCTCCGGGTTATGTTGGTCATGAAGAAGGCGGACAGTTGACGGAAAAAGTACGACAAAAACCGTATTCGGTCATCTTGCTCGACGAAATCGAGAAAGCGCATCCGGAAGTGTTCAACATTTTGCTGCAAGTGCTTGAAGACGGGCGGTTGACGGATTCGAAAGGACGCACGGTCGATTTCCGAAACACCGTATTGATCATGACGTCAAACGTTGGCGCGCAAGAACTGAAGCGTAACAGTCATGTCGGGTTCAATGTCGAAACCGAAACGAAAGCGGAATACAGCAAAATGAAAGAAAAAGTGATGAGCGAGTTAAAGCGCACGTTCCGTCCTGAGTTTCTTAATCGAATCGATGAAATCATCGTGTTCCACGCCCTTGAAAGGGAACATTTGAAGAAGATTGTTTCCTTGATGTCCGAACAGCTGAAACGGCGTTTGAAAGAACAAGATATCGATCTTGAATTGACGCCGAAAGCGGAAGAGAAAATTGTCGAACTCGGCTATGATCCCGAATACGGAGCACGTCCGTTGCGCCGTGCGCTTCAGAAGCAAATCGAGGATCGTTTGTCTGAAGAGTTGTTGAAAGGAAACATCGAAAAAGGAAAGAAAGTCAAAATCGGCATAAAAAACGGCGAATTCTCTGTAGAAACAACCGTGAAAACCGGCTCTTAA
- a CDS encoding CtsR family transcriptional regulator, protein MKNISDIIEQYLKKALHGSGDDVVEIKRSEMAEKFQCVPSQINYVINTRFTIEKGYIVESKRGGGGYIRIIKVVPEDDVHLLDDAMALIDHRVSQQTAEAIVLRLLEEEVITKREAKMILSAVDRTVLNVELPLRDELRAQILKAMLITLKYKN, encoded by the coding sequence TTGAAAAACATTTCGGACATCATTGAGCAATATTTGAAAAAGGCTTTGCATGGGAGCGGCGACGATGTTGTCGAAATCAAGCGCAGCGAAATGGCGGAAAAATTTCAATGTGTCCCTTCTCAAATCAATTATGTGATCAACACGCGCTTCACGATTGAAAAAGGTTATATTGTGGAAAGTAAAAGAGGAGGAGGGGGATACATCCGCATCATTAAGGTCGTCCCTGAAGACGACGTGCATTTGCTCGACGATGCGATGGCGTTGATCGACCATCGTGTATCCCAACAGACCGCGGAAGCGATCGTCCTTCGGTTGCTTGAAGAAGAAGTGATTACGAAACGCGAAGCGAAAATGATCTTGAGCGCGGTCGACCGGACGGTGCTGAATGTTGAACTGCCGCTTCGTGACGAATTAAGGGCGCAAATTTTAAAAGCGATGTTGATCACCTTGAAGTATAAAAATTAA
- the radA gene encoding DNA repair protein RadA, producing the protein MAKTKVKYICQECGYESPKWMGRCPGCQTWNTMVEETFRQATPSSRAGLTQAAGGKPIAISDVKGEKEPRVTTEMSELNRVLGGGIVPGSLVLVGGDPGIGKSTLLLQTSDQLARKGYKVLYISGEESAKQTKLRAERFGINAAELYVMAETDLDLIEKAVGELKPNFLIVDSIQTIHRNDLSSAPGSVSQVRECTGGLMKIAKMSGVATFIVGHVTKEGSIAGPRLLEHMVDAVLYFEGERHHTYRILRAVKNRFGSTNEIGVFEMKEAGLAEVLNPSEIFLEERSKGAAGSTVVASMEGTRTVLVEVQALITPTSFGNPRRMATGIDHNRVSLLMAVLEKRVGMLLQNQDAYLKVAGGVRLDEPAIDLAIAVSIASSFRDRAANPSDVVIGEVGLTGEVRRVSRIEQRIHEAAKLGFTRAIISAKNLGGWSAPAGIEVVGVRTVAEALQHTLGG; encoded by the coding sequence ATGGCGAAAACGAAAGTGAAATATATTTGTCAAGAGTGCGGTTATGAGTCTCCGAAATGGATGGGGCGTTGCCCTGGATGCCAAACGTGGAATACGATGGTCGAAGAAACGTTCCGGCAGGCGACGCCTTCTTCTCGAGCCGGCCTGACGCAGGCGGCGGGCGGAAAACCAATTGCGATTTCGGACGTAAAAGGCGAAAAAGAACCCCGGGTGACAACGGAAATGAGCGAGCTGAACCGCGTGCTCGGCGGTGGAATTGTCCCTGGATCGCTTGTGCTCGTGGGAGGCGATCCGGGTATTGGCAAATCGACGCTGCTCCTGCAAACGTCCGATCAATTGGCACGTAAAGGATATAAAGTGTTGTACATTTCCGGCGAAGAATCAGCAAAACAAACAAAGCTGCGTGCTGAGCGTTTTGGCATCAACGCAGCAGAATTGTATGTGATGGCAGAAACCGACCTTGACTTAATCGAAAAAGCTGTGGGCGAGCTGAAGCCGAATTTTTTAATCGTCGATTCGATTCAGACCATCCATCGAAATGATTTGTCTTCCGCTCCCGGCAGTGTTTCACAGGTGAGGGAATGTACAGGCGGATTGATGAAAATTGCAAAGATGAGCGGCGTCGCGACTTTTATCGTCGGCCATGTTACAAAAGAAGGTTCGATTGCCGGGCCGCGGCTGCTTGAACATATGGTTGATGCGGTGCTGTACTTTGAAGGGGAACGCCATCATACATACCGGATTTTGCGTGCGGTCAAAAATCGATTTGGTTCGACGAATGAAATCGGTGTGTTTGAAATGAAAGAAGCGGGACTTGCGGAAGTGCTTAATCCTTCGGAGATTTTTCTCGAAGAGCGGTCGAAAGGCGCAGCCGGTTCGACTGTTGTTGCTTCTATGGAAGGAACCCGTACGGTTCTTGTCGAAGTGCAGGCGCTGATTACACCGACGAGTTTTGGCAATCCGCGCAGAATGGCGACCGGTATAGACCATAATCGCGTATCTTTGCTTATGGCGGTTCTTGAAAAACGTGTAGGGATGCTGCTTCAAAACCAAGATGCCTATTTGAAAGTTGCCGGCGGTGTGCGTCTAGACGAACCTGCCATTGATCTCGCGATAGCCGTCAGCATTGCTTCAAGTTTTCGTGATCGAGCGGCAAATCCGAGCGATGTGGTCATCGGCGAAGTCGGACTCACCGGCGAAGTGCGAAGGGTATCGAGAATCGAACAGCGCATTCATGAAGCAGCAAAGCTCGGATTCACGAGGGCGATCATCTCCGCGAAAAACCTCGGGGGCTGGTCGGCTCCGGCAGGCATTGAAGTCGTCGGAGTCCGTACTGTTGCTGAAGCATTACAGCATACGTTGGGAGGCTAG
- the disA gene encoding DNA integrity scanning diadenylate cyclase DisA, producing the protein MDQNQISEILQFVAPGTPLREGIDNVLRAKTGGLIVVGFNDRVEKVVEGGFSIDCPFSPAALYELAKMDGAIILNGNGTRILRANTQLIPDSSVPSNETGIRHRSAERVAIQTATLVISISQRRDVVTLYREHFRYTLNEIGVMLAKANQAIQTLEKYKTVLDQGVTDLGALEFEELVTFQEVTQVLHRIGMVLKIKNEIGKYVNELGTEGRLIKMQMQELVAGVEKETIWLIRDYARNKDMDPNHIMEQLGKLSNDELMQERVIMKLLGYPQGTPSEESIYPRGYRILHKIPRLPSAIVENLTNEFDHLNHIMKATINQLDDVDGIGEIRARKIKHGLERIQEQLFVDRNL; encoded by the coding sequence ATGGATCAAAACCAAATCAGTGAAATATTGCAATTCGTCGCTCCAGGCACTCCACTGCGGGAAGGCATTGACAACGTGCTGCGTGCAAAAACGGGCGGGTTGATCGTCGTCGGCTTCAATGATCGCGTGGAAAAAGTGGTCGAGGGGGGTTTTTCCATCGACTGCCCGTTCTCCCCGGCGGCTTTGTACGAGCTGGCGAAAATGGACGGGGCGATTATTTTAAATGGAAATGGAACGCGGATATTGCGGGCCAACACGCAATTGATTCCGGATTCTTCGGTTCCTTCGAACGAAACAGGCATTCGCCACCGAAGCGCGGAACGAGTGGCGATTCAAACGGCAACGCTCGTCATTTCGATCTCGCAGCGCAGGGATGTCGTGACCCTTTACCGGGAACATTTTCGTTACACGTTGAATGAAATCGGCGTAATGCTCGCGAAAGCGAATCAGGCGATTCAAACCTTAGAAAAATATAAAACGGTGCTCGATCAAGGCGTCACCGATCTTGGCGCACTTGAATTCGAGGAGTTGGTCACGTTTCAAGAAGTCACCCAAGTTCTTCACCGCATTGGAATGGTTTTGAAAATCAAAAACGAAATCGGCAAATACGTCAATGAACTGGGAACGGAAGGTCGTCTCATAAAGATGCAAATGCAAGAGCTCGTGGCTGGAGTGGAGAAGGAAACGATATGGCTCATCCGCGATTATGCACGGAATAAAGACATGGATCCGAATCATATCATGGAACAGTTGGGCAAACTGTCGAACGATGAATTAATGCAGGAGCGCGTCATTATGAAGCTTCTCGGTTATCCGCAAGGCACCCCATCCGAAGAAAGCATTTATCCGCGCGGGTACCGGATTTTGCACAAAATCCCCCGCTTGCCTTCCGCGATCGTCGAAAATTTAACGAACGAGTTCGACCATTTGAACCACATCATGAAGGCCACGATCAATCAGTTGGATGACGTCGATGGTATCGGAGAAATTCGCGCCAGAAAAATCAAACACGGCCTTGAACGGATCCAAGAGCAATTATTTGTCGATCGGAATCTATAA
- a CDS encoding MgtC/SapB family protein: MLGLPEDAWVMTIRLFVAAVLSGVIGLEREVKQHPAGFRTHLLVGVGACLMMLLSIYGFQEFIEENENARLDPARLPAYVVSGIGFLGAGTILVHGVTVKGLTTAASIWVVAGIGLVVGNGMFFEAVLTTIIVVLSLLFLNKFEKTWIGRASAERLNVVVRNKAVELSTVVNLVEKQNIEVHKILVEDYPNHRELDLIKYTLVVSYPERKLTPKIYDDLYSVDYIYKVYTTD, translated from the coding sequence ATGTTGGGATTACCTGAAGATGCATGGGTGATGACGATCCGTCTGTTTGTTGCTGCGGTTTTAAGCGGTGTGATCGGCCTAGAGAGAGAGGTTAAACAACATCCGGCCGGATTTCGCACGCATTTGTTGGTCGGTGTAGGTGCCTGCTTAATGATGCTTTTATCCATTTATGGTTTTCAAGAATTCATCGAAGAAAATGAAAATGCGCGTCTCGATCCGGCGAGACTTCCCGCTTATGTTGTCAGCGGAATTGGTTTTTTGGGAGCGGGCACGATTCTCGTTCACGGGGTAACGGTGAAAGGTTTAACGACAGCAGCATCAATTTGGGTGGTTGCCGGTATCGGCCTCGTTGTCGGAAACGGGATGTTTTTTGAAGCGGTATTGACCACGATCATCGTCGTCCTTAGTTTACTCTTTTTGAACAAATTCGAAAAAACTTGGATTGGCCGTGCCAGTGCGGAACGTTTGAATGTCGTGGTCAGGAACAAGGCGGTTGAATTATCAACGGTGGTCAACCTCGTTGAGAAACAAAACATTGAGGTGCATAAAATTTTAGTTGAGGATTATCCGAATCATCGGGAGCTCGACTTGATCAAATATACGTTGGTCGTTTCGTACCCCGAACGAAAGTTAACACCGAAGATTTATGATGATTTGTATTCGGTCGACTATATTTACAAAGTGTATACGACCGATTAA
- a CDS encoding protein arginine kinase: protein MSSLERFMADAVSPWMSAKGPDADIVLSSRIRLARNLHSYPFPIYASSETSLHVYNELKEKVNGKSYSDLGKFDMVTISELNPIEKRALVEKHMISPYLAEDSVHGALLINESESVGIMINEEDHLRIQCLFPGFQLNEALTLANGIDDWLEQKLDYAFDEKRGYLTSCPTNVGTGMRASVMMHLPALVMTQQMNRIAPAINQLGLVVRGIYGEGSEALGNVFQISNQITLGKSEQDIVEDLRGVAMQLIQQERSARKSLLDSLKIRMEDRVWRSYGTLAHSRVIQSKEAATCLSDLRLGIDMGLIEGVSREILNELMILTQPGFLQQYAGKTLSSEERDVLRATLIRKRLKLENKHETSD, encoded by the coding sequence ATGTCCTCTTTGGAACGGTTTATGGCTGATGCAGTCAGCCCGTGGATGAGCGCAAAAGGCCCAGATGCCGATATCGTATTGTCGAGCCGGATTCGCTTGGCTCGCAATTTGCATTCGTATCCATTCCCCATTTATGCTTCTTCCGAAACGAGTCTTCACGTCTATAATGAATTAAAGGAAAAGGTGAATGGAAAATCGTACAGTGACCTCGGGAAATTTGACATGGTCACGATTTCCGAACTCAACCCGATCGAGAAACGTGCACTCGTGGAAAAGCATATGATTAGTCCGTATCTCGCGGAAGATTCGGTACACGGCGCGTTGCTCATCAACGAAAGCGAATCCGTCGGCATTATGATTAACGAGGAAGATCATCTTCGCATCCAATGCTTGTTTCCGGGATTTCAACTGAACGAGGCTCTTACGCTGGCGAACGGCATTGATGATTGGCTTGAGCAAAAACTCGACTACGCCTTTGATGAAAAAAGGGGCTATTTAACGAGTTGCCCAACAAACGTCGGTACAGGTATGCGCGCATCCGTGATGATGCACTTGCCTGCGCTAGTGATGACGCAACAAATGAATCGCATCGCTCCGGCTATTAACCAGCTCGGATTGGTCGTTAGAGGCATTTACGGAGAAGGAAGCGAAGCACTCGGCAACGTCTTTCAAATTTCGAACCAAATCACATTAGGAAAATCCGAACAAGACATCGTCGAAGATTTGCGTGGTGTCGCGATGCAGTTGATCCAACAAGAAAGAAGTGCCCGCAAATCGCTTTTGGATTCGTTGAAAATCCGAATGGAAGACAGGGTTTGGCGTTCGTATGGGACATTGGCGCACAGCCGGGTGATTCAATCGAAAGAAGCAGCCACCTGTTTGTCCGATTTGCGTCTCGGCATCGACATGGGCCTGATTGAAGGGGTCTCGCGGGAAATTTTAAATGAATTAATGATCTTGACCCAGCCGGGATTTTTGCAGCAATACGCAGGAAAAACACTCAGCTCTGAAGAAAGAGACGTACTGAGAGCCACTCTTATTAGAAAGAGATTAAAATTGGAAAACAAGCACGAGACATCCGATTAA
- a CDS encoding UvrB/UvrC motif-containing protein — MECQECHVRPATLHFTKIVNGEKNEIHICEQCAKEKGDFHPASNSFSIHHLLSGLLGFEDSVGSQGAMPLQNEEPDKCPNCGMTYGQFTKSGKFGCSRCYEVFEEKLDPIFRRVHGGNVRHTGKIPKRAGSGIKVKQQLEELRARLQEHIRKEEFEKAAQVRDQIRSLEKKGE; from the coding sequence ATGGAATGTCAAGAATGCCATGTAAGACCCGCGACGCTTCATTTTACGAAAATCGTTAATGGCGAAAAAAACGAAATTCATATATGTGAGCAGTGCGCGAAGGAAAAAGGGGATTTTCATCCGGCTTCGAACAGTTTTTCGATTCATCACTTGTTGTCGGGACTGCTCGGCTTTGAAGATTCGGTCGGCAGCCAAGGGGCGATGCCCTTACAGAACGAGGAGCCTGACAAATGCCCGAATTGCGGCATGACTTACGGGCAATTCACGAAAAGCGGAAAGTTTGGCTGCTCCCGTTGTTACGAAGTGTTCGAGGAAAAACTCGACCCCATCTTCCGAAGGGTTCACGGCGGAAATGTTCGTCATACGGGGAAGATTCCGAAACGCGCCGGAAGCGGCATCAAAGTAAAGCAGCAATTGGAGGAATTGAGAGCCCGGCTGCAAGAACATATTCGAAAAGAAGAGTTTGAGAAAGCCGCCCAAGTGCGGGATCAGATTCGTTCATTGGAAAAAAAGGGGGAATAG